DNA from Campylobacter concisus:
CTAAAATTTTATGGATTTTTATAAGGTTATTTTTAATTTTTTTAGTCATTTTTGTTTCTTGGCTTATCAACCTCTTATTCTCATGGCTATGTACTCTTCCAGATCTAGGTCAAAGTTGTTCGCTTCCGCCTTAAATTGCATTAGTTCATCAAATGTGAAAATATCTTTTAGCTCGTATGTTGCTAGAATTTTAATGTCTGAATAGGTTAAAATACTTATTTCTAGGCTTTCTGCGATTTGTCTTATCTTTTTTTTCTTTGCTTCACTTACAAATACTATATAGTTTTGCTGATGCTCTTTCTCTTTTGCGTCATTTGGCTGTGGGGCTTCTATTAATCCCATTTTAAATCTTACAAATTCGCTCATGCTCGTATTGTGCCATTTTGCTTGGTCATAGATCGTTACAAGCACTTCATCTTTTATATATGGTATAGGTGTTGTTAATGCTAATTCTATAAATTTTGCTAGCGTATACGTTGGATATTTCTTGCGTATTTTTATGCCTAGTTCTTTAGAAAATTTAGTTCCAACCGATACCTTGCCTTTTTTTGTAGATTGCTCCTTTTGACTATCTGCTCCAGCTATAAATTCATCTAATTTGTCAGTAGAATTGCTTATTCTTTTAAAATCCATCTCTTTTTCCCTTTTATTTTTTTAAAATTCTAATCTCTTAATCTTAATAAAAAATAAAATATTAAAAATTAAGATAGCATTATTTTTAATTTTTCACAAAACTAAAAATAATAAATTTCCTAAATTTATACCAAAAAAGCGATAAAAATTATAAATTTTTATATTCTCTTAAAGGCTTCATAATATTTGCTTCCTTATCTCGTCAAGCCTTAGCTTTTCTTGAAAATCGACCTTTATCGTATCGCGAAAATCTGCCAAAATAGCTATATATTTATCTTCTGTTATCGACATCTCTGTTTTGATTATGTCGTTAAATTTGCGTAAGTACTTTGTCCTGTTTTTATCGTCGATCAAAAAATTAAACTCTTCGTCATTAAGTAGCTTCTTTAAATTTTCTATAAGTTCTTTATTCGCCTTTTCTATTTGCTTGGAGCTATAAAATATACAAAATAAGCCTATCGGTATAAATATGGATATTATATACCAGCTGTGTTGATCAAGCCAGCCCAAAATTTCTTTTATCGTCTCTATCGTCATTTTATCTCCTGTCGGTCGCTATCTTTTTTACATTTTGGTTCACCGATCGGCGCATAGTCGCTACCTTTACTATCCTTTTAAAATATCTCTTCGCATATCTGCTTCTTGCTATATTTTAACAATCCGCTGACTACCTTCTTATTGTCCAATTTGGAACACTTAATTCGCCATCGCCATCTACTTTAATGATAGACTTAGGAATTACCTGAGAGTTTTCTTCGTAGTAATCATTTCTCCAACTAACGGTTACATTTGAGCCTTCTATCTTACTAATTCTTACACTAAACTCTACGCCATTCTTTGACTCTATGTAAGCACCAACTTTTATTAGTTCATCTCTTGTGTTTTTTTCCATTTTGTATCCTTTCCTTATTGAATTTAGTTTATTATAGTGAAAATTTGCTTAAAAAATAATAAAATAAGCAAAAATAAACTAATAAATGATTAAAAAATATATAAAATTTAAATAATATAAAAAATATTTTTTTCAGTGAAAATTATAAGTAAAATATAAAAAATGCTTTTCTTCTTTCCCCTTTTTAAATTTACACATCGCTTTTGGCGATGCTACTATTATCTTCATTTCTTTAAAATATCTCACTGCATAAATTTTTGATTTCTTGTTCAGTTTTGTTGCCGTCGTTCATTTCAACTACGCTCAGTCCTAGCTGGGTCGCAATTTTATATCGCTCTCTTTCAAATATAATTGTTTCTGCTAGTTTTATATAGTCTTCTTGAATTTCTTTTATAAAATTCTTGAGACTTTCTACTTTTTTGGCTAAAAATGGATTTGTGGACGCTCTATTGATCACAATATATGTTTGCAGATTAGTGTTTTGTTCCTTTGCCATCTTGATTATATTTACCATTTTATCAAGGACGCTGACGTCAAACTGGCTTGGTATTGTCGGAATTATAACAATATCGCTTAGTGCTATCGCTATTCTCATTTCTCGACTATCTCGTCCGCCTGTATCGATTACTATATCCCTTTTTGTTTTGTTGTCCTGCAGGAATACTTTTAGTTCTTCGCCGTATTTATATGCAAAGTCAAATGCTTTTGGGTGATTTTCTTCGTTTCGTATGTTTAAAAATGTAGCTATTGACTTCTGTGGGTCTGTATCGACCAATAATAGTGGTTCGCCTTTTACTATGCCTTGGTTTATCGCTATATTAGTAGCTAAGGTGCTTTTACCGCTTCCGCCTTTTTCATTACATATAGAAACAATCATTTTTATTCCTTTGCCTTAGATTTTTAAATGATTATATACTTTTAAACTTAATAAATAATAAAATATTAAATTATTAAATAGTATTTCAAATAAATATATAAAGAATAAAAATTATATATTGAATATTTTTTTATAAATAAAACAATAGTATTTTATAAAAATTATTCTTTTCTTTCTGAAATAATAAAATTTATCTTAATAATAAAATATAGCATTACGTTAAAAATTATATAGCACATAATAGCGAGAGCTATAAAAAAGGCATCTGCATTGAGTAGGGTCTCTATTTTATTTGGTTTTTTTAAAAGATATAAAATAGTATTTATGCCGATCCCAAATAAATTTATAAATGCAAAAACCCACATAAACCGCTTTGCTGGGGTATTGAAAAGCTGTAGCTTGTTTTTCTTCTTCATGCACTTTTGTCCTTTTGCTACCTAAAATTGATTAAATATTCTTGCTCTAGGCTTTAATCCGCCTTTTCTTTGTATGATGATCCTTGTAAAAAGTTCTTGCCCTTTTAGAACCGCTGATTTTGTGTTGTTTTCTTTGTAGGTATGTTTAACTAGTTCAGGGTATTTGTCTTTAATTTCAAAGTCACAGCCTAAAATTTTAAATTGTGCTGGGTTGTGCCTTAAAAAAAATGTTAGCGGTATACCAATTACTCCGTCATAGTCAATTGGTATGTCCTTGCAATTTTTGACTTCTATGATCTTGTAATTATCGTACTCTGGGTATTTATTTTCATTGCCCTTATACTTTTGGGTTAATCTTATACCATTTTGGTGTTTTATACTTTTTAAATTTGTAAACCATGATATGTTGCTAAAACGCTTCTTACTGCCGTCTGGTCGTG
Protein-coding regions in this window:
- a CDS encoding AAA family ATPase translates to MIVSICNEKGGSGKSTLATNIAINQGIVKGEPLLLVDTDPQKSIATFLNIRNEENHPKAFDFAYKYGEELKVFLQDNKTKRDIVIDTGGRDSREMRIAIALSDIVIIPTIPSQFDVSVLDKMVNIIKMAKEQNTNLQTYIVINRASTNPFLAKKVESLKNFIKEIQEDYIKLAETIIFERERYKIATQLGLSVVEMNDGNKTEQEIKNLCSEIF